A part of Gambusia affinis linkage group LG19, SWU_Gaff_1.0, whole genome shotgun sequence genomic DNA contains:
- the LOC122821396 gene encoding uncharacterized protein LOC122821396 isoform X2 — translation MAAINKPLPAHCELDGRNPSSGVASFAQQDPCPHGTAQDLGFPPHGQHPIFACPVFYIPAPPPPSLLQYQWPMPFSYNPFAGFPSMGYGMIAPPPPLPQPPCMEAPGYILPHPHVQPVDYRRLHHPQLHTQVAPHQNPNQMRRIRPNHFIPVRETVNSEVQTEPAQKGMHGYDRGSDSGRGSHSNSPCSPALSSPKQALTELAVCKLPSREEKDSQVNEPFTRTTVITDFHKQPVPSTAVESSGSTRQDTQINADQEPNPDSLSEDGDYSMRTMSPEGLLPASSSLQKDDAVLKERHISAPEILMNLGGGTPQTALLKTTDVELSHTDIWTSSQHDVELNKPLSHNCSETNIGSVNGLGTGINEGMASSKVGEMLFGSLRLPYSTIDAFLESSTHEEPEEVSFSERHSLTFIDDVQNFSSNNSKTEVQENYGGMYLHKISDDVPHMSPSSYQVRRKSNDSIWSVESLPVYVPNREWLLQNGMLELNDNEETEEAENVGLSNQNDNLMNEEKRGHSLSTCVSVQVPESCLCSSIQEEEHSPVRETGTENKWDLSESIKPEQSQNLLHSKKNVLSPSSALPRKAASTLTERDETENRSSEPEAGQSPNQNTLINELQQKSLSFSKETSLDSAAEEISSSAIQLISQYAVDVKDDEVLIVVQTVAEVSPSKGTLVDCGVQCNVFHEQFCLCGELKNTETNRRHHFKSSDIKKAIDGRTGQQRRKNGQWRQWRGTGQERQFNHLEAQSGYCRGGKTKGGRN, via the exons ATGGCAGCGATTAACAAACCGCTTCCAGCTCATTGTGAACTTGATGGAAGGAACCCCAGCAGTGGTGTGGCATCCTTTGCACAGCAGGATCCATGTCCACACGGCACTGCTCAGGATCTGGGATTTCCCCCACATGGCCAACATCCCATCTTTGCTTGTCCTGTCTTCTACATTCCTGCACCACCTCCACCCTCTCTACTTCAATACCAGTGGCCGATGCCATTCTCCTATAACCCCTTTGCTGGCTTCCCAAGCATGG GCTATGGCATGATTGCACCCCCTCCCCCATTACCCCAACCCCCTTGCATGGAGGCTCCAGGATATATTCTCCCTCACCCTCATGTTCAACCAGTTGACTACAGGCGCTTGCACCACCCACAGTTACACACTCAAGTTGCACCCCATCAGAATCCTAATCAGATGCGAAGAATTCGCCCAAATCATTTTATCCCTGTAAGAGAAACTGTGAATTCTGAAGTTCAAACTGAGCCTGCACAAAAAGGCATGCATGGGTATGATAGGGGCTCAGATTCTGGCAGAGGAAGTCATTCAAATTCTCCATGCTCCCCAGCCTTAAGTTCCCCCAAGCAAGCCTTAACTGAGCTGGCAGTCTGCAAGTTGcccagcagagaagaaaaagactCGCAAGTGAATGAACCCTTCACAAGAACCACTGTCATAACAGACTTTCACAAACAACCTGTTCCATCAACTGCTGTTGAATCATCTGGAAGCACAAGGCAAGACACACAAATTAATGCTGACCAGGAGCCCAACCCTGACTCGCTTTCTGAAGATGGGGATTACAGTATGAGGACAATGTCTCCAGAAGGTTTACTTCCAGCGTCTAGCTCGCTTCAGAAAGACGATGCTGTCCTTAAAGAAAGGCACATCTCTGCTCCTGAAATTTTGATGAACTTGGGCGGTGGAACACCACAAACAGCACTGCTGAAAACGACGGATGTGGAGTTGTCCCATACTGATATTTGGACATCTTCTCAGCATGATGTTGAGCTCAACAAACCTTTATCCCACAATTGCAGTGAAACAAATATTGGTTCTGTTAATGGACTTGGCACTGGTATTAATGAAGGTATGGCAAGTTCAAAAGTTGGTGAAATGCTCTTCGGAAGCCTTCGACTCCCTTATTCTACAATTGATGCATTCCTAGAGTCTAGTACACACGAGGAGCCTGAAGAAGTAAGCTTTTCAGAAAGACATTCATTAACCTTCATAGATGATGTGCAAAATTTCTCCTCCAACAACTCTAAAACTGAGGTGCAAGAAAATTACGGTGGGATGTATCTACACAAGATCTCAGATGATGTACCTCATATGTCTCCTAGTAGCTATCAGGTGAGGAGAAAATCCAATGACTCCATTTGGTCTGTGGAGTCTCTGCCTGTCTATGTCCCTAATAGAGAGTGGTTGTTACAAAATGGCATGTTAGAACTTAACGATAATGAAGAGACAgaggaagctgaaaatgttggcCTCTCCAACCAAAATGACAACCTCATGAATGAAGAAAAGAGAGGGCACAGCTTGTCAACCTGTGTCTCTGTTCAAGTACCAGAAAGTTGTCTTTGTTCCAGTATCCAAGAAGAGGAGCATAGTCCTGTGAGAGAGACgggaacagaaaataaatgggaTTTATCTGAATCtataaaaccagaacaaagtCAAAACTTGCTTCACTCCAAAAAGAATGTTTTGTCTCCTTCCTCAGCTCTTCCAAGAAAAGCCGCATCTACTCTGACTGAAAGGGATGAGACTGAAAATAGGTCTTCTGAACCTGAGGCTGGTCAAAGCCCAAACCAGAACACCCTGATTAATGAGCTGCAGCAAAAAAGCCTTTCATTCTCTAAAGAAACATCCCTTGAttctgcagcagaggaaatTTCCTCATCAGCCATCCAGCTGATTTCCCAGTATGCAGTGGACGTCAAAGATGATGAAGTTCTGATTGTAGTTCAAACTGTAGCTGAAGTGTCTCCATCAAAGGGAACGTTGGTGGACTGTGGTGTCCAATGTAATGTATTCCATGAGCAATTTTGTTTATGTGGGGAACTGAAGAatactgaaacaaacagaagacatcattttaaatcttcag atataaaaaaagcaattgaTGGCAGAACTGGACAGCAGAGAAGGAAGAATGGACAATGGAGGCAATGGAGGGGCACAGGTCAAG AGCGACAGTTTAACCACCTGGAAGCTCAAAGTGGATACTGTagaggagggaaaacaaaag GCGGAAGAAACTGA
- the LOC122821396 gene encoding uncharacterized protein LOC122821396 isoform X1, with product MAAINKPLPAHCELDGRNPSSGVASFAQQDPCPHGTAQDLGFPPHGQHPIFACPVFYIPAPPPPSLLQYQWPMPFSYNPFAGFPSMGYGMIAPPPPLPQPPCMEAPGYILPHPHVQPVDYRRLHHPQLHTQVAPHQNPNQMRRIRPNHFIPVRETVNSEVQTEPAQKGMHGYDRGSDSGRGSHSNSPCSPALSSPKQALTELAVCKLPSREEKDSQVNEPFTRTTVITDFHKQPVPSTAVESSGSTRQDTQINADQEPNPDSLSEDGDYSMRTMSPEGLLPASSSLQKDDAVLKERHISAPEILMNLGGGTPQTALLKTTDVELSHTDIWTSSQHDVELNKPLSHNCSETNIGSVNGLGTGINEGMASSKVGEMLFGSLRLPYSTIDAFLESSTHEEPEEVSFSERHSLTFIDDVQNFSSNNSKTEVQENYGGMYLHKISDDVPHMSPSSYQVRRKSNDSIWSVESLPVYVPNREWLLQNGMLELNDNEETEEAENVGLSNQNDNLMNEEKRGHSLSTCVSVQVPESCLCSSIQEEEHSPVRETGTENKWDLSESIKPEQSQNLLHSKKNVLSPSSALPRKAASTLTERDETENRSSEPEAGQSPNQNTLINELQQKSLSFSKETSLDSAAEEISSSAIQLISQYAVDVKDDEVLIVVQTVAEVSPSKGTLVDCGVQCNVFHEQFCLCGELKNTETNRRHHFKSSDIKKAIDGRTGQQRRKNGQWRQWRGTGQDDSLKKSYVCTAGLHSKFTLIKRMLRVHYLHIIKFSLQKSQERQFNHLEAQSGYCRGGKTKGGRN from the exons ATGGCAGCGATTAACAAACCGCTTCCAGCTCATTGTGAACTTGATGGAAGGAACCCCAGCAGTGGTGTGGCATCCTTTGCACAGCAGGATCCATGTCCACACGGCACTGCTCAGGATCTGGGATTTCCCCCACATGGCCAACATCCCATCTTTGCTTGTCCTGTCTTCTACATTCCTGCACCACCTCCACCCTCTCTACTTCAATACCAGTGGCCGATGCCATTCTCCTATAACCCCTTTGCTGGCTTCCCAAGCATGG GCTATGGCATGATTGCACCCCCTCCCCCATTACCCCAACCCCCTTGCATGGAGGCTCCAGGATATATTCTCCCTCACCCTCATGTTCAACCAGTTGACTACAGGCGCTTGCACCACCCACAGTTACACACTCAAGTTGCACCCCATCAGAATCCTAATCAGATGCGAAGAATTCGCCCAAATCATTTTATCCCTGTAAGAGAAACTGTGAATTCTGAAGTTCAAACTGAGCCTGCACAAAAAGGCATGCATGGGTATGATAGGGGCTCAGATTCTGGCAGAGGAAGTCATTCAAATTCTCCATGCTCCCCAGCCTTAAGTTCCCCCAAGCAAGCCTTAACTGAGCTGGCAGTCTGCAAGTTGcccagcagagaagaaaaagactCGCAAGTGAATGAACCCTTCACAAGAACCACTGTCATAACAGACTTTCACAAACAACCTGTTCCATCAACTGCTGTTGAATCATCTGGAAGCACAAGGCAAGACACACAAATTAATGCTGACCAGGAGCCCAACCCTGACTCGCTTTCTGAAGATGGGGATTACAGTATGAGGACAATGTCTCCAGAAGGTTTACTTCCAGCGTCTAGCTCGCTTCAGAAAGACGATGCTGTCCTTAAAGAAAGGCACATCTCTGCTCCTGAAATTTTGATGAACTTGGGCGGTGGAACACCACAAACAGCACTGCTGAAAACGACGGATGTGGAGTTGTCCCATACTGATATTTGGACATCTTCTCAGCATGATGTTGAGCTCAACAAACCTTTATCCCACAATTGCAGTGAAACAAATATTGGTTCTGTTAATGGACTTGGCACTGGTATTAATGAAGGTATGGCAAGTTCAAAAGTTGGTGAAATGCTCTTCGGAAGCCTTCGACTCCCTTATTCTACAATTGATGCATTCCTAGAGTCTAGTACACACGAGGAGCCTGAAGAAGTAAGCTTTTCAGAAAGACATTCATTAACCTTCATAGATGATGTGCAAAATTTCTCCTCCAACAACTCTAAAACTGAGGTGCAAGAAAATTACGGTGGGATGTATCTACACAAGATCTCAGATGATGTACCTCATATGTCTCCTAGTAGCTATCAGGTGAGGAGAAAATCCAATGACTCCATTTGGTCTGTGGAGTCTCTGCCTGTCTATGTCCCTAATAGAGAGTGGTTGTTACAAAATGGCATGTTAGAACTTAACGATAATGAAGAGACAgaggaagctgaaaatgttggcCTCTCCAACCAAAATGACAACCTCATGAATGAAGAAAAGAGAGGGCACAGCTTGTCAACCTGTGTCTCTGTTCAAGTACCAGAAAGTTGTCTTTGTTCCAGTATCCAAGAAGAGGAGCATAGTCCTGTGAGAGAGACgggaacagaaaataaatgggaTTTATCTGAATCtataaaaccagaacaaagtCAAAACTTGCTTCACTCCAAAAAGAATGTTTTGTCTCCTTCCTCAGCTCTTCCAAGAAAAGCCGCATCTACTCTGACTGAAAGGGATGAGACTGAAAATAGGTCTTCTGAACCTGAGGCTGGTCAAAGCCCAAACCAGAACACCCTGATTAATGAGCTGCAGCAAAAAAGCCTTTCATTCTCTAAAGAAACATCCCTTGAttctgcagcagaggaaatTTCCTCATCAGCCATCCAGCTGATTTCCCAGTATGCAGTGGACGTCAAAGATGATGAAGTTCTGATTGTAGTTCAAACTGTAGCTGAAGTGTCTCCATCAAAGGGAACGTTGGTGGACTGTGGTGTCCAATGTAATGTATTCCATGAGCAATTTTGTTTATGTGGGGAACTGAAGAatactgaaacaaacagaagacatcattttaaatcttcag atataaaaaaagcaattgaTGGCAGAACTGGACAGCAGAGAAGGAAGAATGGACAATGGAGGCAATGGAGGGGCACAGGTCAAG ATGACTCTTTGAAGAAGAGCTACGTTTGTACAGCAGGACTGCACTCTAAGTTCACCCTTATTAAGAGGATGCTCAGGGTTCATTATCTTCATATTATAAAGTTTAGTCTCCAGAAAAGCCAAG AGCGACAGTTTAACCACCTGGAAGCTCAAAGTGGATACTGTagaggagggaaaacaaaag GCGGAAGAAACTGA